One Streptomyces lincolnensis genomic region harbors:
- a CDS encoding HEAT repeat domain-containing protein: protein MRVVELSAEALDTVPWERLESADPNVPAKEVRRVMRRLVRKGPESTDRDCWPLFSALAGTSDAPSALTTAVVPFVVALAADPRTGARSTLVELMVFLFEQSPAGAAQPEVWRHAHHTAQDLLADPEPVVRRAALSLADGPGRLLDRWRDERDPAVRIPLLLALGEFAAETEVRTLLTGLLRDADPVLRVTAVHALAGREPEIAVRELDALVEILADPALRPRWEGVWYIPDADGALSRENIADWTAALFETVPVAATRFVTRLAGAADPVEDADLLRAVVEHAWRLLVSHRSAEGALLPVVGRLLDHSDATVRLTSAHFLGAAGPRARAYADRLAGLLDDPGEGELLDGTVGEHARWALARMDDPRALPGLVESLCTPHHQELGRSWAGGGPRRPEVVDVLGPLRAHADLLLPAVREELRRDGPYSLRSDLLDVVRAWGPDALPALPEVTACLADMYSGHSAGRALAALGPAAASAATAVRERIGLDPPGNHPWWHWILGRIGGGDPAQNLRVVGETLPREGEPASGGGMAGHLADFGAEAAPYADRLRYLLTNGEGWVRTQAAVALWPVTGERDPARSVLEEEILAFTADREYYGMFDTALRALIRMGPLGPTVRTALHTLREQDRRLSAHGDYRAILDDETRLALIDEALSLKG, encoded by the coding sequence ATGCGCGTGGTGGAGCTGTCGGCCGAGGCGCTGGACACGGTGCCGTGGGAGCGGCTGGAGTCGGCGGATCCGAACGTTCCGGCCAAGGAGGTCCGCCGGGTGATGCGGCGGCTGGTGCGCAAGGGACCGGAGTCGACCGACCGGGACTGCTGGCCGCTGTTCTCCGCCCTCGCGGGCACGTCGGACGCCCCCTCCGCTCTCACCACGGCCGTAGTGCCGTTCGTCGTCGCGCTCGCCGCCGATCCCCGGACAGGCGCCCGCTCGACCCTCGTCGAGCTGATGGTCTTCCTGTTCGAGCAGAGCCCGGCAGGCGCCGCACAGCCGGAGGTCTGGCGGCACGCGCATCACACCGCCCAGGACCTGCTCGCCGACCCCGAGCCGGTCGTACGACGAGCCGCGCTGTCGCTGGCGGACGGCCCGGGCCGGCTCCTGGACCGCTGGCGGGACGAACGGGACCCGGCGGTCCGGATCCCGCTGCTGCTCGCGCTGGGCGAGTTCGCCGCCGAGACGGAGGTCCGCACGCTGCTCACCGGACTGCTGCGGGATGCCGACCCGGTCCTGAGGGTCACGGCCGTCCACGCCCTCGCGGGGCGCGAGCCCGAGATCGCCGTGCGGGAGCTGGACGCGCTGGTGGAGATCCTCGCCGATCCCGCTCTACGGCCGCGCTGGGAGGGGGTCTGGTACATCCCGGACGCCGACGGAGCCCTCAGCCGCGAGAACATCGCCGACTGGACGGCCGCCCTGTTCGAGACGGTCCCCGTCGCGGCGACGCGATTCGTGACCCGGCTGGCCGGGGCCGCCGACCCCGTCGAGGACGCCGATCTGCTGCGTGCGGTCGTGGAGCACGCCTGGCGGCTGCTGGTCTCCCACCGGTCCGCCGAAGGGGCGCTGCTGCCGGTCGTGGGCAGGCTGCTGGACCACTCGGACGCCACCGTGCGCCTGACGTCGGCCCACTTCCTCGGCGCGGCCGGTCCCCGGGCCCGCGCGTACGCGGACCGGCTCGCCGGACTGCTCGACGATCCCGGCGAGGGCGAGCTGCTGGACGGCACCGTCGGTGAGCACGCCCGGTGGGCGCTGGCCCGGATGGACGATCCCCGGGCGCTGCCCGGTCTGGTGGAGAGCCTCTGCACGCCCCACCACCAGGAGTTGGGGCGCTCCTGGGCCGGCGGCGGCCCTCGGCGGCCCGAGGTCGTGGACGTCCTGGGCCCGTTGCGGGCCCACGCGGACCTGCTGCTGCCGGCGGTCCGGGAGGAACTCCGGCGCGACGGACCGTACTCGTTGCGATCCGATCTCCTGGATGTCGTCCGCGCCTGGGGGCCGGACGCGCTGCCCGCCCTGCCGGAGGTCACGGCCTGCCTGGCCGACATGTACTCCGGGCACTCCGCCGGGCGGGCGCTGGCGGCACTGGGGCCGGCCGCCGCCTCCGCCGCGACCGCGGTGCGCGAGCGCATCGGCCTCGACCCCCCGGGCAACCATCCGTGGTGGCACTGGATCCTCGGGCGCATCGGCGGTGGCGACCCCGCGCAGAACCTGCGGGTCGTCGGCGAGACCCTGCCCCGCGAGGGCGAACCCGCGTCCGGCGGCGGTATGGCCGGACACCTCGCCGACTTCGGCGCCGAGGCGGCACCGTACGCCGACCGGCTGCGGTACCTCCTGACGAACGGCGAGGGCTGGGTCAGGACGCAGGCCGCGGTCGCCCTGTGGCCTGTCACGGGCGAGCGGGATCCCGCGCGTTCGGTGCTGGAGGAGGAGATCCTGGCCTTCACCGCCGACCGCGAGTACTACGGCATGTTCGACACGGCACTGCGCGCCCTGATCCGCATGGGCCCGCTCGGCCCGACGGTGCGCACCGCCCTGCACACCCTGCGCGAGCAGGACCGCCGCCTGTCCGCGCACGGCGACTACCGCGCGATCCTCGACGACGAGACGCGCCTCGCGCTGATCGACGAGGCGCTGTCCCTGAAGGGGTAG
- a CDS encoding GNAT family N-acetyltransferase, with amino-acid sequence MTGVSTLDRPPQPTAPVRYTVGLARDEADVRAAQRLRHEVFAGEMGALLATAQPGLDVDPFDAYCDHLLVRDAETGQAVGTYRLLPPGRAAVAGRLYSEGEFDLSPLDPIRPELVEVGRSCVHPDHRDGAVISLIWAGIARYMVDGGHEWLAGCCSIPLSDGGALAAGTWDRVRDKHLSPEEFRVRPLLPWVPKDVPAAGRTELPALLRGYLRLGAWVCAEPAHDPDFGVADLYVLLSMRRVNARYLRHFLSLVPA; translated from the coding sequence ATGACCGGCGTTTCCACGCTCGACCGTCCCCCGCAGCCGACCGCCCCCGTCCGTTACACCGTCGGCCTGGCCCGGGACGAGGCCGACGTGCGGGCCGCGCAGCGGCTGCGCCACGAGGTGTTCGCCGGGGAGATGGGTGCCCTGCTGGCCACCGCGCAGCCCGGCCTCGACGTCGACCCCTTCGACGCGTACTGCGACCACCTCCTCGTGCGGGACGCGGAGACCGGGCAGGCCGTCGGGACCTACCGGCTGCTGCCGCCGGGGCGCGCCGCAGTCGCCGGACGGCTGTACTCCGAGGGCGAGTTCGACCTCTCCCCGCTCGACCCGATCCGGCCGGAACTCGTCGAGGTCGGCCGCTCCTGCGTGCACCCCGACCACCGGGACGGCGCGGTCATCAGCTTGATCTGGGCCGGAATCGCCCGCTACATGGTGGACGGCGGCCATGAGTGGCTGGCCGGCTGCTGCTCGATCCCGCTGTCCGACGGCGGCGCCCTGGCCGCCGGCACCTGGGACCGGGTACGGGACAAGCACCTGTCACCGGAGGAGTTCCGGGTACGGCCGCTGCTGCCCTGGGTGCCGAAGGACGTGCCCGCCGCCGGACGCACCGAGCTGCCCGCGCTGCTGCGCGGCTACCTCCGCCTGGGCGCCTGGGTCTGCGCCGAGCCCGCCCACGACCCGGACTTCGGGGTCGCCGACCTGTACGTCCTGCTGTCGATGCGCCGGGTCAACGCCCGCTATCTGCGGCACTTCCTCTCCCTCGTCCCGGCCTGA
- a CDS encoding lysophospholipid acyltransferase family protein, giving the protein MSVWLPGAPCTPRACVEPAGSVTAAPRAVLRLLAVTALVLAGAVLSPLGGRIPAGAVRRWCRWIVRAAGVQVRVTGTAAATGGLLLVANHISWLDIPLLAAVRPARMLAKKEIGRWPVVGPLAARGGTLFIDRDGLRALPATVARIAGALRAGQAVAVFPEGSTWCGRAQGHFRRAVFQAALDAGVPVQPVRIRYRTARGEESTVPAFVGEDSLLASLWRVATTRGLVAEVEVRDALAPGGHLDRRSLARAAERSALEGTHQPQILTPGVQHRPMALAAGRCLHAGEEAPLDRHLAARRDTVHGPQQGAGVPAGQRVPDQLPA; this is encoded by the coding sequence ATGAGCGTCTGGCTGCCCGGCGCGCCCTGCACCCCGAGGGCGTGCGTGGAGCCGGCGGGATCCGTCACGGCCGCACCACGGGCCGTCCTGCGGCTCCTGGCGGTCACGGCCCTGGTGCTGGCCGGGGCCGTGCTGTCGCCCCTCGGCGGGAGGATCCCCGCCGGGGCGGTGCGGCGGTGGTGCCGGTGGATCGTACGGGCCGCAGGGGTCCAGGTCCGTGTCACCGGCACCGCCGCTGCCACCGGGGGCCTGCTGCTGGTCGCCAACCACATCTCCTGGCTGGACATCCCCCTGCTCGCCGCGGTCCGCCCGGCGCGGATGCTCGCCAAGAAGGAGATCGGCCGGTGGCCGGTGGTGGGGCCGCTGGCCGCACGCGGCGGCACCCTGTTCATCGACCGGGACGGGCTGCGGGCGCTCCCGGCCACGGTGGCCCGGATCGCCGGCGCCCTGCGCGCCGGGCAGGCCGTCGCGGTCTTTCCCGAGGGCAGCACCTGGTGCGGCCGCGCCCAGGGGCACTTCCGGCGGGCCGTGTTCCAGGCCGCGCTGGACGCGGGCGTCCCGGTCCAGCCCGTCCGCATCCGCTACCGCACCGCCCGGGGCGAGGAGAGCACGGTGCCCGCCTTCGTCGGCGAGGACTCCCTGCTCGCCTCGCTGTGGCGGGTGGCGACGACCCGCGGGCTGGTCGCCGAGGTCGAGGTCCGTGACGCCCTCGCGCCCGGCGGCCACCTGGACCGCCGGTCCCTCGCCCGCGCCGCCGAACGCTCCGCTCTAGAGGGGACGCATCAGCCGCAGATCCTCACCCCAGGCGTCCAGCACCGCCCCATGGCCCTGGCGGCGGGCCGCTGCCTCCACGCGGGCGAAGAGGCGCCGCTGGACCGGCACCTCGCCGCTCGCCGCGATACGGTCCACGGCCCGCAGCAGGGCGCCGGTGTCCCAGCCGGGCAGCGGGTACCGGACCAGCTCCCAGCGTAG